The Paenibacillus macerans genome includes a window with the following:
- the pheT gene encoding phenylalanine--tRNA ligase subunit beta has translation MKVSTEWLSDYISLDGVNIEELAEQITRSGIEIDSVENRNKGVSNVVVGYVKSKEKHPDADKLNVCIVDAGQDEELQIVCGAKNVAAGQKVPVALVGAKLPGGIEIKKAKLRGVPSQGMICSAKELGLNDKLLPKEQQEGILVLPEDAKIGTPIAGLLGLDDKVLDFDLTPNRSDCLSMLGAAYEVGAILGRDVKLPKPEKELIEFAQPAEERIAVKVEASELCSRYAVRYISGVKIGPSPLWMQNRLMAAGIRPISNVVDITNYVMLEYGQPLHAFDADKIAGGQIGVRQSREGEKLVTLDGQERELEPGALLIVDGDDKPAGLAGVMGGLDSEVTDRTVNIVLESAKFDGGAVRKTSRALGLRSEASQRFEKEVDPSAVIPALNRAAELMAKYAGGNVCKGIVEVVNREPQEQVITLSLGKLNDYLGTDISTLETKTILTRLGFASADLTENALEVRIPTRRGDITRDVDLIEEVARLYGYDNIPTTLIEGPTTAGGCTKPQALRRAIRSLLVHGGWQEVLGYSFIRAGAARKFPQLGGGGHEVKLAMPMSEDRSTLRSSLLPGMIDIAVYNRNRKQENLALFEIGGVFVTEEAKLTKQPDEVPALGLLLAGEREPKRWNAPAEQVDFFDLKGALESLFDYLGLGGRVSYAADRPQGFHPGRSASVYLQTEGGKRWIGSLGQVHPELQRELDLDDTYVAELLLKPIYEYAGEPAVYRELPRFPAMQRDIAVVVAADVEAGALIAEIRQTAGKLLEDVQVFDVFTGSKLGEGKKSVALSLVYRHKERTLTDEEVTAVHDRVVAGLAQTFAAELRK, from the coding sequence ATGAAAGTATCAACCGAATGGTTGTCCGATTATATATCGCTGGACGGAGTCAACATCGAGGAATTGGCGGAGCAAATCACGCGCTCGGGTATTGAGATCGATTCCGTTGAAAACCGCAACAAAGGCGTATCGAACGTAGTTGTCGGTTATGTCAAAAGCAAGGAAAAGCATCCGGATGCCGACAAGCTGAACGTCTGCATTGTTGATGCCGGGCAGGACGAGGAGCTGCAGATCGTCTGCGGGGCGAAAAACGTCGCCGCCGGCCAGAAGGTGCCGGTAGCGCTCGTCGGCGCCAAGCTGCCGGGCGGGATTGAGATCAAAAAGGCGAAGCTGCGCGGCGTCCCTTCGCAGGGGATGATCTGCTCCGCGAAAGAGCTGGGCCTGAACGACAAGCTGCTGCCGAAGGAGCAGCAGGAAGGCATCCTCGTGCTCCCGGAGGACGCCAAGATCGGTACGCCGATCGCGGGGCTGCTTGGCCTGGACGATAAAGTGCTCGATTTCGATCTCACCCCGAACCGTTCCGACTGCCTGAGCATGCTGGGCGCCGCTTATGAAGTCGGCGCGATTCTGGGACGCGACGTGAAGCTGCCGAAGCCGGAAAAGGAGCTGATCGAGTTCGCCCAGCCGGCCGAGGAGCGGATCGCCGTCAAAGTCGAGGCTTCCGAGCTGTGCAGCCGCTATGCCGTCCGCTACATTTCCGGCGTTAAAATCGGCCCGTCCCCGCTGTGGATGCAAAACCGGCTGATGGCTGCCGGCATCCGTCCGATCAGCAACGTCGTGGACATTACCAACTACGTCATGCTGGAGTACGGACAACCGCTGCACGCTTTTGACGCCGACAAAATCGCCGGCGGGCAAATCGGCGTCCGCCAGTCGCGGGAGGGCGAAAAGCTGGTGACCCTGGACGGCCAGGAACGCGAACTGGAGCCCGGAGCGCTGCTTATCGTGGACGGCGACGATAAGCCGGCAGGTCTCGCCGGCGTAATGGGAGGCCTCGACTCAGAGGTCACGGACCGGACGGTCAACATTGTGCTGGAGTCGGCGAAATTCGACGGCGGGGCGGTGCGGAAGACGTCCCGCGCGCTGGGGCTCCGCTCGGAAGCTTCGCAGCGCTTCGAGAAAGAGGTCGACCCCTCCGCCGTCATTCCCGCGTTGAACCGCGCCGCCGAGCTAATGGCCAAATACGCCGGAGGCAACGTTTGCAAGGGGATCGTAGAGGTCGTGAACCGTGAGCCGCAGGAACAGGTGATTACTTTGTCGCTTGGCAAGCTGAACGATTACCTGGGAACGGACATCTCCACGCTGGAGACGAAAACGATTCTGACCCGGCTTGGCTTCGCCAGCGCCGACTTGACCGAAAACGCTCTGGAAGTGCGGATTCCGACCCGGCGGGGCGACATCACCCGGGATGTGGATTTAATCGAAGAGGTGGCGCGGCTTTACGGCTACGACAACATTCCGACCACGCTGATCGAGGGGCCGACCACGGCCGGGGGCTGCACGAAGCCGCAGGCGCTGCGGCGGGCGATCCGCAGCCTGCTGGTCCATGGCGGCTGGCAGGAAGTGCTCGGCTACTCCTTTATCCGGGCGGGGGCGGCCCGGAAATTTCCGCAGCTTGGCGGGGGCGGCCACGAGGTTAAGCTGGCGATGCCGATGAGCGAGGATCGCAGCACCTTGCGGAGCAGCCTGCTGCCGGGAATGATCGATATCGCCGTATATAACCGCAACCGCAAGCAGGAAAATCTGGCGCTGTTCGAAATCGGCGGCGTATTCGTGACCGAGGAAGCGAAGCTGACGAAGCAGCCGGACGAAGTGCCTGCGCTCGGTCTGCTGCTGGCCGGCGAGCGCGAGCCGAAGCGCTGGAACGCGCCGGCCGAGCAGGTTGATTTCTTCGATCTCAAAGGCGCGCTGGAAAGTCTGTTCGATTACCTGGGTCTGGGCGGCCGCGTGAGCTATGCGGCGGATCGGCCGCAAGGCTTCCATCCGGGGCGTTCGGCTTCCGTTTATTTGCAGACGGAGGGCGGAAAACGCTGGATCGGCTCGCTGGGACAGGTTCATCCGGAGCTGCAGCGGGAACTGGATCTGGACGATACGTATGTGGCCGAGCTGCTGCTGAAGCCGATTTACGAATATGCCGGTGAACCGGCCGTATACCGCGAACTGCCACGCTTCCCGGCGATGCAACGGGATATCGCCGTCGTCGTCGCGGCCGATGTCGAAGCCGGCGCGCTGATCGCCGAAATCCGGCAAACCGCAGGCAAGCTGCTGGAAGACGTGCAGGTGTTTGACGTATTTACCGGTTCCAAACTGGGCGAAGGCAAAAAGAGCGTGGCGTTGTCCCTGGTGTACCGTCACAAGGAGCGGACGTTGACCGACGAAGAGGTGACGGCGGTCCATGATCGGGTCGTGGCCGGACTTGCGCAAACTTTTGCCGCCGAACTGAGAAAATAG
- a CDS encoding cytochrome C oxidase subunit II, which produces MTVKKGIALFASAIMLLVLSACGGGSSAGNGSAAESNIQPEAELVIEASNYQFDQAEYHLKKDVPVKIVFKNASGNHGVLVPGLKLQLDRKNDSAVIIPKEAGEFEMSCSVMCGSGHSSMISKIIVE; this is translated from the coding sequence ATGACTGTGAAGAAAGGTATTGCTTTATTTGCATCCGCTATTATGCTTTTGGTTTTATCCGCCTGCGGCGGCGGAAGCTCCGCTGGAAACGGCAGCGCGGCCGAAAGCAATATTCAGCCCGAAGCCGAACTCGTGATCGAAGCGTCCAATTATCAGTTTGACCAAGCCGAATACCATCTAAAAAAAGACGTACCGGTCAAAATCGTGTTCAAAAACGCCTCCGGCAATCACGGCGTACTCGTCCCAGGTTTGAAGCTGCAGCTTGACCGCAAAAACGATTCCGCCGTCATCATCCCGAAGGAAGCCGGGGAATTTGAAATGTCCTGCTCCGTTATGTGCGGCTCCGGACACAGCTCGATGATTTCCAAAATCATCGTCGAATAA
- a CDS encoding zinc ribbon domain-containing protein, translating into MAELKLKYVEEFTVAGKLGQGKADEGPQWIVPLWEQANGAYSQIQDIALKNETGAPKGMWGVMGHPDVYLGRWDDRGLYLAGCEVRADAEVAEGWTKWTVPAHTYLVGDCRGTAYGEVFQQTIEHDLPKHGLQLTGAVHEHYPEPGNPAHVELYFPVAKGHLFCQSCGMPLTNNEELGSEQGGGANYDYCGYCYRDGAFTSDLSMEEMIEQCLKYGAESGAEFFADREQARTRMQAWFPALKRWKRD; encoded by the coding sequence ATGGCGGAATTGAAGTTGAAGTATGTGGAAGAGTTTACGGTGGCCGGAAAGCTTGGCCAGGGAAAAGCGGACGAGGGACCCCAGTGGATTGTTCCCCTTTGGGAGCAAGCGAACGGAGCGTATTCCCAGATTCAGGACATCGCCCTCAAGAACGAAACCGGTGCGCCCAAGGGAATGTGGGGGGTGATGGGGCACCCTGACGTCTATTTGGGACGGTGGGACGACCGGGGCCTTTATCTGGCCGGCTGTGAAGTGAGAGCGGACGCCGAAGTTGCGGAAGGATGGACAAAATGGACGGTGCCGGCGCACACGTATCTGGTGGGGGATTGCCGCGGAACGGCTTACGGCGAGGTGTTTCAGCAAACGATTGAACATGATTTGCCCAAGCATGGGCTGCAGTTGACCGGAGCCGTGCACGAGCATTATCCGGAACCGGGCAATCCGGCGCATGTGGAGCTGTATTTTCCGGTGGCAAAGGGCCATCTGTTCTGCCAAAGCTGCGGCATGCCGCTGACGAACAACGAGGAGCTCGGCTCGGAACAAGGCGGCGGGGCCAACTATGACTATTGCGGTTACTGCTACCGGGACGGGGCGTTTACGAGCGATTTGTCGATGGAGGAGATGATCGAGCAGTGCCTGAAATACGGGGCCGAGTCTGGAGCGGAATTTTTTGCGGATCGTGAACAGGCCAGAACGCGGATGCAGGCGTGGTTTCCGGCGCTGAAGCGCTGGAAGCGGGACTAG
- a CDS encoding DoxX family protein, with protein MFNNFLRTNKIAMWLLTVIRVYLGYQWIEAGYHKITGGFDAAGFLTGAIANSTGDHPAVQGWWANFLEHFALPNVGLFNVLVPYGEFLVGLGLILGTFTTFAALMGLVMNAAFLFSGTVSTNAQMLLLEVLVVVAAANAGKIGLDYYVLPYLRKLFGKKGDTGTKLGAPQPPVNVKHTA; from the coding sequence ATGTTTAACAACTTCCTGAGAACCAATAAAATCGCCATGTGGCTGCTGACCGTCATCCGGGTTTACCTCGGGTACCAATGGATTGAAGCCGGGTATCACAAAATTACCGGCGGCTTCGACGCCGCGGGCTTCCTCACCGGCGCGATCGCGAACAGCACGGGCGATCATCCCGCTGTCCAAGGCTGGTGGGCCAATTTCCTGGAACATTTCGCCCTGCCTAACGTAGGCCTCTTCAACGTCCTTGTTCCTTACGGCGAGTTCCTGGTCGGCCTGGGGCTGATCCTCGGCACCTTCACCACCTTCGCCGCCCTGATGGGCCTGGTAATGAACGCGGCGTTCCTCTTCAGCGGAACGGTAAGCACGAACGCGCAAATGCTGCTGCTTGAAGTGCTGGTCGTCGTCGCCGCCGCCAATGCCGGCAAAATCGGCCTTGACTATTACGTGCTCCCTTACCTGCGCAAATTGTTCGGCAAAAAGGGGGACACAGGAACGAAGCTGGGAGCGCCGCAGCCACCGGTGAATGTGAAGCATACGGCGTAA
- a CDS encoding endonuclease MutS2, with the protein MDEKIFKTMEYRKIIDQLIHFAQTPMGKQAAESLAPVSDLEDVKRLLQATDEAFNVDRLKGAPGFGGIVDITPAVKRARIGGTLNPHELFGVATTLEGSRRVKKYIAAVHEEHEVELLFVLSDALSDQKPLEDAIKRCIDESGEVLDSASPELAQIRRELRGGEVRIREKLDAMIRSSSVAKMLQDQLITIRGDRFVIPVKAEYRSHFGGIVHDQSGSGATLFIEPESIVAMNNKLRETRLKEEREIEVILQKLTAAVGDQAELLLYDSDVLGQLDFIFAKARLAREMKATLPRMNDRGFLKLKKGRHPLIAADKVVPTDVELGNQYTTIIVTGPNTGGKTVTLKTIGLLSLMAMSGLFVPAEDGSQLCVFDAIYADIGDEQSIEQSLSTFSSHMTNIISILRKMTPKSLVLLDELGAGTDPAEGSALAVAILEHIHGLGCRMVATTHYSELKAYAYERKGVINASMEFDVNTLSPTYRLLVGVPGRSNAFAIAERLGLPEKILEYARGEVKEEDLRVENMIASLEENRLGAEQERESAEKLRRELEALRTRHAAELEKLEQQRDKHLERAEADAAAIVAKARQEAERIIADLRKMAQEEGAAVKEHKLIAARKQLDEAEPQQRKKTAAGRKAAKPPRQIEPGDEVMVYSLNQKGHVVELAGSREAVVQLGIMKMKVSLDDMELIAQAPASKPAQRTVTNVKRSRDDQVRSELDLRGANLEEALIEVDRFIDEAYLANLGQIYIIHGKGTGVLRTGISDYLRKHKHIKSYRLGNYGEGGTGVTVAELK; encoded by the coding sequence TTGGACGAAAAAATTTTTAAAACGATGGAATATCGAAAAATCATAGATCAGCTGATCCATTTTGCGCAAACGCCGATGGGAAAACAAGCGGCGGAGTCGCTTGCTCCCGTCAGCGACCTGGAGGACGTCAAACGGCTGCTGCAGGCGACGGACGAAGCGTTTAACGTGGACCGGCTAAAGGGGGCGCCGGGGTTTGGCGGCATTGTCGATATAACGCCGGCGGTAAAGCGGGCGCGCATCGGCGGAACGCTGAATCCGCACGAGCTGTTTGGCGTGGCGACGACGCTGGAGGGTTCCCGCAGAGTCAAAAAATACATTGCGGCCGTGCATGAGGAGCACGAGGTGGAGCTGCTGTTTGTGCTGAGCGATGCCTTGAGCGACCAGAAGCCGCTTGAGGATGCGATCAAGCGCTGCATCGACGAAAGCGGCGAGGTGCTGGATTCCGCCAGCCCGGAGCTGGCGCAAATCCGCCGCGAGCTGCGCGGAGGCGAGGTGCGCATCCGGGAGAAGCTGGACGCAATGATCCGCTCCTCTTCCGTGGCCAAAATGCTGCAGGATCAGCTCATCACGATCCGGGGGGACCGCTTCGTCATTCCGGTAAAAGCCGAGTACCGGTCCCACTTCGGCGGCATCGTGCACGACCAGTCGGGGTCGGGGGCCACGCTGTTTATCGAGCCCGAGTCGATCGTGGCCATGAACAACAAGCTGCGGGAAACCCGGCTGAAGGAAGAGCGGGAAATCGAAGTGATTCTGCAGAAGCTGACGGCCGCCGTCGGTGATCAAGCAGAGTTGCTGCTGTATGACTCAGATGTGCTGGGGCAGCTTGATTTTATTTTTGCCAAAGCACGGTTGGCGCGGGAGATGAAGGCGACGCTGCCGCGAATGAACGACCGCGGCTTCCTGAAGCTCAAGAAAGGGCGTCACCCGCTTATTGCTGCGGATAAAGTCGTACCGACCGATGTGGAGCTCGGCAACCAATATACGACCATCATCGTGACCGGACCCAATACCGGCGGGAAGACCGTCACCTTGAAGACGATCGGCCTGCTCAGCCTGATGGCGATGTCCGGCTTGTTCGTCCCGGCGGAGGACGGCAGCCAGCTTTGCGTTTTCGACGCGATTTACGCCGATATCGGGGATGAGCAGAGCATCGAGCAAAGTCTCAGTACGTTCTCCAGCCACATGACGAATATCATTTCCATTTTGAGGAAAATGACGCCAAAAAGCCTTGTGCTGCTCGACGAACTTGGAGCGGGCACCGACCCGGCGGAAGGATCGGCGCTGGCCGTGGCGATTTTGGAGCATATCCACGGTTTGGGCTGCCGCATGGTGGCGACGACGCATTACAGCGAGCTGAAGGCTTACGCATATGAACGAAAAGGCGTTATTAACGCCAGCATGGAATTCGACGTCAATACGCTGAGCCCGACTTACCGTTTGCTGGTCGGCGTGCCCGGACGCAGCAACGCGTTTGCCATAGCCGAGCGGCTGGGGCTGCCGGAGAAGATCCTGGAGTATGCCCGCGGCGAAGTGAAGGAAGAAGACCTGCGGGTCGAAAACATGATCGCTTCCCTGGAGGAAAACCGGCTTGGCGCCGAGCAGGAGCGGGAGTCCGCAGAGAAGCTGCGGCGCGAGCTCGAGGCATTGCGCACCCGCCATGCGGCGGAGCTGGAGAAGCTGGAACAGCAAAGGGACAAACATCTCGAGAGAGCGGAGGCGGATGCCGCGGCGATCGTTGCCAAAGCGCGCCAGGAAGCCGAACGGATCATCGCCGATTTGCGCAAAATGGCCCAGGAGGAAGGAGCCGCCGTCAAGGAGCACAAGCTGATTGCGGCCCGCAAGCAGTTGGATGAGGCCGAGCCGCAGCAGCGGAAGAAAACCGCGGCCGGACGCAAGGCGGCCAAGCCGCCCCGGCAAATCGAACCCGGCGATGAAGTGATGGTGTACAGCCTGAATCAAAAGGGCCATGTCGTTGAGCTTGCCGGCAGCAGGGAGGCCGTGGTTCAGCTTGGCATTATGAAGATGAAGGTGAGCCTGGACGACATGGAGCTCATTGCTCAGGCTCCGGCCAGCAAGCCGGCGCAACGCACGGTGACGAATGTCAAGCGGTCGCGCGACGATCAGGTCCGCAGCGAGCTTGATTTGCGCGGGGCCAACTTGGAGGAGGCGCTGATCGAGGTCGACCGGTTTATCGACGAGGCATATCTGGCGAATTTGGGCCAAATCTATATCATCCACGGCAAAGGCACCGGGGTTCTGCGCACGGGAATCTCCGACTATTTGCGTAAACATAAGCATATCAAAAGCTACCGGCTCGGCAATTACGGCGAAGGCGGTACGGGAGTGACGGTTGCGGAGCTGAAATAA
- a CDS encoding phage holin family protein, with translation MQFLGHVVRFIVSAIVLLVVGWLVPQFSIGGFGSALLLALVIALLGWAIEGIFGKRVTPFGRGIVGFLTSALVIWLAQFIITGVSVSVIGALLAALVIGIIDLFIPVSTPFEAGRNKDRATR, from the coding sequence ATGCAATTTCTGGGACACGTCGTGCGATTCATCGTCTCCGCCATTGTATTGCTCGTGGTGGGATGGCTTGTACCGCAATTCAGTATCGGGGGATTCGGCAGCGCTTTGCTGCTGGCTCTCGTAATCGCCCTTCTCGGATGGGCCATTGAAGGCATTTTCGGGAAGCGGGTTACCCCGTTCGGGCGCGGAATCGTCGGTTTTCTAACGAGTGCGCTTGTGATCTGGCTTGCTCAGTTCATTATTACCGGCGTTTCCGTCTCCGTCATCGGGGCGCTGCTTGCCGCCCTCGTGATCGGGATTATCGACCTGTTCATCCCGGTGTCTACGCCGTTTGAAGCAGGCAGAAACAAAGACAGAGCAACCCGTTGA
- the pheS gene encoding phenylalanine--tRNA ligase subunit alpha, whose amino-acid sequence MKERLEALKHEALEQLSKVADAGQLAELRVKYLGKKGALTEILRGMGSLSAEERPVIGQIGNEVRSAIEALIEEKQAHFERLETEARLAAEKVDVTLPGRPLRQGAVHPLNQVIQQIEDIFIGMGYSIAEGPEVETDYYNFEALNLPKNHPARDMQDSFYLTDDLLMRTQTSPVQARTMEAMKGEVPVKIICPGRVFRRDDDDATHSFQFHQIEGLVVGKKIRMSDLKGTLLEFTRKMFGANTQIRLRPSFFPFTEPSVEVDVTCMKCGGSGCRVCKHTGWLEILGSGMVHPRVLEMSGYDPEEYSGFAFGMGVERIAMLKYGVDDIRYFYNNDGRFLQQFARV is encoded by the coding sequence ATGAAAGAACGTTTGGAAGCACTCAAGCACGAAGCGTTGGAGCAGCTTAGCAAAGTTGCGGACGCCGGGCAGCTGGCTGAGCTGCGGGTCAAATATTTGGGCAAAAAAGGGGCGCTGACGGAAATCCTGCGCGGCATGGGATCGTTAAGCGCGGAGGAGCGCCCGGTCATCGGACAGATCGGCAACGAGGTGCGGTCGGCGATCGAGGCCCTGATCGAAGAGAAGCAGGCGCATTTCGAGCGTCTTGAGACAGAGGCGCGCCTGGCCGCCGAGAAGGTTGACGTGACGCTGCCGGGGCGGCCGCTGAGGCAGGGGGCGGTTCATCCGCTGAACCAGGTCATCCAGCAGATCGAGGATATTTTTATCGGCATGGGCTATTCAATCGCGGAAGGTCCGGAAGTGGAAACCGACTATTACAACTTCGAAGCGCTGAATCTGCCGAAAAACCACCCCGCCCGGGACATGCAGGATTCGTTTTACCTCACCGACGATCTGCTGATGCGGACGCAAACGTCGCCGGTGCAGGCGCGCACGATGGAGGCGATGAAGGGCGAAGTGCCGGTCAAAATCATCTGCCCGGGACGGGTGTTCCGGCGCGATGACGACGATGCGACCCACTCGTTCCAGTTCCACCAAATCGAAGGCCTTGTCGTCGGCAAAAAAATCCGCATGAGCGACCTCAAGGGCACACTGCTGGAATTCACCCGCAAAATGTTCGGAGCGAACACGCAAATCCGTTTGCGTCCGAGTTTCTTCCCGTTCACGGAGCCCAGCGTTGAGGTGGACGTGACGTGCATGAAATGCGGCGGCAGCGGCTGCCGGGTGTGCAAGCATACCGGGTGGCTGGAAATTCTCGGCAGCGGCATGGTGCACCCGCGCGTGCTGGAGATGAGCGGTTACGATCCCGAGGAGTACAGCGGTTTTGCGTTCGGGATGGGCGTGGAACGGATCGCGATGCTGAAATACGGGGTGGACGACATCCGTTATTTCTATAACAACGACGGGCGTTTCCTGCAGCAGTTTGCCAGAGTTTAA
- a CDS encoding helix-turn-helix transcriptional regulator, which yields MQISRLFGIVYLLMERKTVTAAELAERFEVSARTIYRDIDTLSAAGIPVFCSKGKGGGIGLLPDFVLNKSLLSETEQNEILFGLQSLAATNAEQTGEVLAKLSRLFRREEVNWIDVDFSHWESGEAERRKFGILKTAILERRRISFTYYNSNGEQTQRQADPLKLHFKNKSWYLQGYCLQKQTFRTFKISRMEAVAYTGEHFERREGEVPELVSSSRELAPLVRLELWFSPRLAFRIHDEFDRTSVHKNEDGSFRVTVSYPENGWVYGYLLSFGEDVRVISPPHIRQILRDKAEKIAKIYQNPSEYDIQSSYYD from the coding sequence GTGCAAATAAGTCGGTTGTTTGGGATCGTCTATTTGTTGATGGAACGCAAAACCGTGACGGCGGCCGAACTTGCCGAACGTTTTGAGGTGTCGGCGCGGACAATTTACCGGGATATCGATACGCTTAGCGCTGCGGGTATCCCGGTGTTTTGCAGCAAAGGCAAGGGCGGGGGCATCGGTTTGCTGCCGGATTTTGTGCTCAATAAATCACTGTTATCGGAAACGGAGCAAAACGAAATTTTGTTTGGACTGCAAAGTCTTGCGGCCACGAACGCCGAGCAAACCGGGGAGGTGCTGGCCAAATTAAGCCGCCTGTTCCGGCGGGAAGAAGTGAACTGGATCGACGTGGATTTTTCCCATTGGGAAAGCGGGGAAGCGGAACGGCGGAAGTTCGGCATACTGAAGACGGCGATTCTGGAGCGGCGGAGGATTTCTTTTACCTATTACAATTCGAACGGGGAACAAACGCAAAGGCAGGCCGACCCGCTGAAGCTGCATTTCAAAAACAAGTCCTGGTATTTGCAGGGATATTGCTTGCAAAAGCAGACGTTCCGCACATTTAAGATCAGCCGGATGGAAGCCGTCGCGTATACCGGCGAGCATTTTGAGCGGAGAGAGGGCGAAGTTCCCGAACTTGTGTCGTCCTCACGGGAATTGGCGCCGCTTGTTCGGCTGGAGCTGTGGTTTTCGCCGCGTTTGGCCTTCCGCATCCATGATGAATTTGACCGGACTTCCGTACATAAAAACGAGGACGGCAGCTTTCGGGTTACGGTCAGCTATCCGGAAAACGGGTGGGTGTACGGGTACCTGCTGTCTTTTGGCGAGGACGTCCGGGTGATCTCCCCGCCGCATATCCGGCAGATCCTGAGGGACAAAGCGGAAAAAATCGCAAAAATATATCAAAACCCTTCTGAATATGACATACAGTCGTCATATTATGATTGA
- a CDS encoding YwbE family protein produces MNGNERKNIYPGLTVDIVLKKDQPSGRLTRGVVKDILTNSPAHPHGIKVRLQDGQVGRVKAIHPAKAD; encoded by the coding sequence ATGAACGGCAACGAACGCAAAAACATCTATCCCGGCCTTACCGTCGACATCGTTCTGAAAAAAGACCAGCCCAGCGGCCGTCTGACCCGCGGTGTGGTGAAAGACATTCTGACGAATTCGCCCGCCCATCCTCACGGCATCAAAGTACGGCTTCAGGACGGCCAGGTGGGCCGGGTGAAGGCCATCCATCCCGCCAAAGCGGACTAA